A DNA window from Catenulispora sp. EB89 contains the following coding sequences:
- a CDS encoding putative leader peptide encodes MRSPGMDPTVLLVARRHVDFGRLASALCRRGA; translated from the coding sequence ATGCGTTCTCCCGGCATGGATCCGACGGTGCTGCTCGTCGCGCGCCGCCATGTCGACTTCGGCCGGCTGGCCAGCGCGCTGTGTCGCCGGGGCGCCTGA
- a CDS encoding MoaD/ThiS family protein: MSVNVSIPTILRTYTDGAKRVEAEGSTLAALITDLDARHPGLGDRLLDAGQLRRFVNVYKNDEDVRFLGGLETPLVDGDAVTVLPAVAGG; the protein is encoded by the coding sequence ATGTCCGTCAACGTGTCGATCCCGACCATCCTGCGCACCTACACCGACGGCGCCAAGCGCGTCGAGGCCGAGGGCAGCACCCTCGCCGCCCTGATCACCGACCTGGACGCCCGGCACCCCGGACTCGGCGACCGGCTGCTGGACGCCGGGCAGCTGCGCCGGTTCGTCAACGTGTACAAGAACGACGAGGACGTGCGCTTCCTCGGCGGCCTGGAGACCCCGCTGGTCGACGGCGACGCCGTCACCGTGCTGCCCGCCGTCGCCGGCGGCTGA